In Luteitalea sp. TBR-22, one genomic interval encodes:
- a CDS encoding response regulator gives MAHDLNNAFTPLLMVTDMLRPHVHDAAGLGLLALLEDSVQRGAAVVRQVMAFSRGLQGQRTRVHVGHIAQVLERRLQDLHGQAPGFTLLLQDDLWAVRADPALLHELLWHLCSRALDAQPVGGHVTVTIRNVTHDAPLAGVTGEIPAGDYVVIALRDSGLPVSGRVLARIAAGEPHGAEDQWLARVLAITSSHDGFLRVEGEEAGKRTLKILLPIAEPRDLASWHDPEPGADLEGRGELVLVVDDEDAVRLTIAHTLERHGYLTMQAADGGRAVTLYGEHRHDVALVIVDLAMPDLGGWATIAALRKLEPEVRLVASTGDAAGGHRATGAHLGVRHVIKKPYTVEALLRTVRQALDAPSPSAD, from the coding sequence ATGGCCCATGACCTGAACAACGCGTTCACGCCGTTGCTGATGGTCACCGACATGCTTCGCCCGCACGTGCACGACGCGGCCGGCCTGGGCCTGCTCGCGCTCCTCGAGGACAGCGTGCAGCGCGGGGCGGCGGTGGTCCGGCAGGTGATGGCCTTCAGTCGCGGGCTGCAGGGCCAGCGCACCCGCGTGCACGTCGGGCACATCGCGCAGGTCCTCGAGCGCCGGTTGCAGGATCTCCACGGCCAGGCACCGGGCTTCACGCTGCTCCTGCAGGACGACCTGTGGGCGGTGCGAGCCGACCCGGCGCTGCTCCACGAACTGTTGTGGCACCTGTGCTCGCGGGCGCTGGACGCGCAGCCGGTCGGCGGGCACGTGACCGTCACGATCAGGAACGTCACCCACGACGCCCCCCTCGCCGGCGTGACCGGCGAGATCCCGGCCGGCGATTACGTGGTCATCGCGCTGCGCGACAGCGGGCTACCGGTGTCGGGCAGGGTTCTGGCCAGGATCGCGGCCGGCGAGCCCCACGGCGCAGAGGATCAATGGTTGGCCCGCGTACTCGCCATCACGAGCAGCCACGACGGTTTCCTGCGTGTCGAGGGCGAGGAGGCGGGCAAGCGGACCCTGAAGATCCTGCTGCCGATCGCCGAGCCGCGCGATCTCGCATCGTGGCACGACCCGGAACCCGGGGCCGACCTGGAGGGCCGGGGCGAGCTGGTGCTGGTGGTCGACGATGAGGACGCGGTGCGCCTGACGATCGCCCACACCCTGGAGCGCCACGGCTACCTGACGATGCAGGCGGCCGACGGTGGCCGCGCCGTCACCCTGTACGGCGAGCACCGACATGACGTCGCGCTGGTGATCGTCGATCTCGCGATGCCCGACCTCGGCGGCTGGGCGACGATCGCCGCGCTTCGCAAGCTCGAGCCAGAGGTGCGCCTCGTGGCCTCGACGGGCGACGCGGCCGGGGGGCACCGGGCCACCGGCGCGCACCTCGGCGTGCGTCACGTCATCAAGAAGCCCTACACCGTCGAGGCGTTGCTACGGACCGTGCGCCAGGCCCTCGACGCTCCATCACCATCGGCGGACTGA
- a CDS encoding bifunctional 2-polyprenyl-6-hydroxyphenol methylase/3-demethylubiquinol 3-O-methyltransferase UbiG, translated as MDLLLEATRRAEREHFWFKGFRAFVAPLVARAAAAHPPLRLLDCGCGTGVNLPLLAQHGTAFGFDLTWTGLKFAKDHGTRRLAQASVVQVPFRDGAFDLVTCFDVLQCLAPEVGRTVLAEFHRILAPGGHLVMNVAALEALRGDHAVLAEEAHRYERGELHGMVEAAGFHVERLTFTNASLFPLMFGSRWWQRRRGLKPAEEAHGEISIPPAPVNHALTALLKGEAALVRRLDMPIGSSLLLLAQKRAASQP; from the coding sequence ATGGATCTCCTCCTCGAAGCCACCCGTCGCGCCGAGCGCGAGCACTTCTGGTTCAAGGGCTTCCGCGCGTTCGTCGCTCCCCTGGTGGCCCGCGCCGCGGCCGCGCATCCGCCCCTCCGCCTGCTGGATTGCGGGTGTGGCACGGGGGTGAACCTGCCGCTGCTGGCGCAGCACGGGACCGCGTTCGGATTCGACCTGACGTGGACCGGCCTGAAGTTCGCCAAGGACCACGGCACTCGTCGCCTCGCGCAGGCGAGCGTGGTGCAGGTGCCCTTTCGCGACGGGGCCTTCGACCTCGTGACGTGCTTCGACGTGCTGCAGTGCCTCGCGCCGGAGGTCGGCCGGACGGTGCTGGCGGAGTTCCACCGGATCCTCGCGCCTGGCGGCCATCTGGTGATGAACGTCGCGGCGCTCGAGGCGCTGCGGGGCGATCACGCCGTGCTGGCCGAGGAGGCCCACCGCTATGAGCGCGGCGAACTGCACGGGATGGTGGAGGCCGCCGGCTTCCACGTGGAGCGGCTCACCTTCACCAACGCCTCGCTCTTCCCGCTGATGTTCGGGTCGCGCTGGTGGCAGAGGCGACGTGGCCTCAAGCCCGCCGAGGAAGCGCACGGCGAGATCAGCATCCCGCCAGCGCCGGTCAACCACGCGCTCACGGCCCTGCTCAAGGGGGAGGCGGCGCTCGTGCGCCGACTCGACATGCCCATCGGGAGTTCATTGCTCCTGCTGGCGCAGAAGCGCGCCGCGTCGCAGCCGTGA
- a CDS encoding 3D domain-containing protein, whose product MLLTRSLRRRIVVAAAAALGFVLLYESPIFDSEYMPSAFRRTRGTAPVMQPGPPDPQDVASPAPGLRLRFRATAYCKGTTTASGAGIQTGIAAADPDLLPVGSVIRVEGLSPRYNGIYTILDTGPRVKGRQIDVYMWNCNEALSFGRRTIGLQVIRLGWNPRTSTPDRVRQEFRRREAQADAPDAPAAGSKAPEATSGSQSSSAPPPVPKS is encoded by the coding sequence GTGCTCCTCACCCGCTCGCTGCGCCGTCGCATCGTCGTCGCGGCGGCCGCCGCCCTCGGTTTCGTGCTGCTGTACGAGAGTCCGATCTTCGACTCGGAGTACATGCCGAGCGCCTTCCGGCGCACGCGTGGCACGGCGCCCGTCATGCAGCCCGGGCCGCCGGACCCACAGGACGTCGCCTCGCCGGCGCCTGGCCTGCGCCTGCGGTTCCGCGCCACGGCGTATTGCAAGGGGACCACCACCGCGTCTGGCGCCGGGATCCAGACGGGCATCGCCGCGGCCGACCCCGACCTGCTGCCCGTCGGCTCGGTCATTCGCGTCGAGGGCCTGAGCCCCCGCTACAACGGCATCTACACGATCCTCGACACGGGGCCGCGCGTGAAGGGCCGGCAGATCGACGTCTACATGTGGAACTGCAACGAGGCGCTCTCGTTCGGCCGTCGGACGATCGGCCTGCAGGTCATTCGCCTCGGCTGGAATCCGCGAACCAGCACGCCCGACCGGGTCAGGCAGGAGTTCCGCCGCCGCGAGGCGCAGGCCGACGCCCCCGACGCGCCCGCCGCCGGCAGCAAGGCGCCGGAGGCGACATCCGGATCCCAGTCCTCTTCCGCGCCGCCGCCGGTGCCCAAGTCCTGA
- the thiL gene encoding thiamine-phosphate kinase, which translates to MDRQVPPGWDHAPSATCAQVGEHALIRWITGRLAAPASADLLVDVGDDAAVVRPRRNHVDVLTTDVMVDGVHFSRAFSDARDVGHRALHVNLSDVAAMGAEPRWALLSLGLPGDLEARWVADLVDGLVEAAEAMRVRLIGGNISRSPALFVDVTVSGTAKPRHVLRRSGARVGDELYVSGEVGAAAAGLAWLQLAGGGAPLRLLAGHTSPDAPTTGSPDGAGSQEGVVPAELELAVTRYRRPEARVALGVQVGRNKAASACMDTSDGLADALRQLAAASGVGMRIEAAALPCSPAIAPVAAATGADPEVLAWSGGEDYELVFAVPRRSRRRFMHATTRKGLPPVTRIGVCTRDADVCIVEADGRVRPVPGGFEHFGGRD; encoded by the coding sequence ATGGATCGCCAGGTGCCCCCGGGGTGGGACCACGCCCCGTCGGCGACGTGCGCGCAGGTTGGCGAGCACGCGCTGATCCGCTGGATCACGGGTCGGCTCGCGGCCCCCGCGTCTGCCGACCTCCTCGTCGACGTCGGCGACGATGCAGCGGTCGTCAGGCCGCGGCGCAACCACGTCGACGTGCTGACGACGGACGTCATGGTCGACGGGGTCCATTTCAGCCGCGCGTTCAGCGACGCGCGCGACGTCGGGCACCGCGCCCTGCACGTGAACCTGAGCGACGTCGCGGCGATGGGCGCCGAGCCCCGTTGGGCCCTGCTCTCGCTGGGACTGCCGGGCGACCTCGAGGCCCGCTGGGTGGCCGACCTCGTCGACGGACTTGTCGAGGCCGCCGAGGCCATGCGCGTGCGCCTCATCGGCGGCAACATCTCGCGGTCCCCGGCCCTGTTCGTCGACGTCACCGTGAGCGGCACGGCCAAGCCGCGCCACGTGCTCCGGCGCAGCGGCGCGCGGGTGGGCGACGAGCTGTACGTCAGCGGTGAGGTCGGCGCCGCAGCTGCCGGCCTCGCCTGGCTGCAGCTGGCTGGCGGCGGCGCTCCCCTCCGACTGCTCGCGGGGCACACGAGTCCCGACGCCCCGACAACGGGTTCCCCCGATGGGGCCGGGTCTCAGGAAGGGGTCGTGCCCGCCGAGCTCGAGCTGGCCGTCACGCGGTACCGCCGGCCGGAGGCACGGGTCGCCCTCGGCGTGCAGGTCGGCCGTAACAAGGCCGCCTCGGCCTGCATGGACACGAGCGACGGCCTTGCCGACGCCCTCCGCCAACTGGCCGCGGCCAGCGGCGTGGGCATGCGAATCGAGGCCGCAGCCCTGCCCTGCTCCCCCGCCATCGCGCCGGTGGCCGCCGCCACGGGCGCCGACCCGGAGGTGCTCGCCTGGTCGGGCGGCGAGGATTACGAGTTGGTGTTCGCCGTGCCTCGACGCAGCCGCCGCCGTTTCATGCACGCGACGACACGCAAGGGCCTGCCGCCGGTGACCCGGATTGGCGTCTGCACCAGGGACGCCGATGTCTGTATCGTGGAGGCCGACGGACGCGTGCGTCCCGTTCCCGGGGGGTTCGAGCACTTCGGAGGGCGCGACTAG